Proteins from a genomic interval of Mycobacterium conspicuum:
- a CDS encoding TIGR03621 family F420-dependent LLM class oxidoreductase — translation MDRPPFRFGVQATNAAGQRAWRDTVRKVEDLGYSTLFLADHYLGPGPAQKAARTPRQDLAPIAAMAAAAAYTETLRIGCRVFCVDYHVPAVLAKEAATLDVLSDGRLEMGIGAGWSEGEYTAMGLEFDRPGRRIAKLAEVVSLIKAHWEAEELDYSGEFVQVRGYAGRPRPVQKPHPPIMIGGGGQRVLSFAGREADIVSISTVPFVARDAEGLDPQAAALRRTQFVRAAAGERYPGLDVETSPYFTEITDDAEDYLATVAKSTGIAVDLLRDHPNVLVGSLERVVDELHSRRETLGVNYVTVQQAQIESFAPVVARLHGR, via the coding sequence ATGGACAGGCCCCCCTTCCGATTCGGCGTGCAGGCGACCAACGCCGCCGGGCAACGCGCGTGGCGCGACACCGTTCGCAAAGTCGAAGATCTCGGGTATTCAACGCTTTTCCTCGCGGATCACTATCTGGGCCCGGGGCCCGCGCAAAAGGCCGCTCGCACTCCGCGCCAAGACCTGGCGCCGATCGCGGCGATGGCCGCGGCGGCCGCCTACACCGAAACGTTGCGCATCGGGTGCCGGGTGTTTTGCGTCGACTATCACGTGCCGGCGGTGCTGGCCAAGGAGGCGGCGACGCTCGATGTGCTCTCGGACGGCCGACTGGAAATGGGGATCGGCGCCGGCTGGAGCGAGGGCGAATACACCGCGATGGGCCTCGAATTTGACCGCCCCGGACGACGAATCGCCAAGCTGGCCGAGGTCGTTTCGCTGATCAAGGCCCACTGGGAGGCCGAGGAGCTGGATTACTCGGGCGAGTTCGTCCAGGTGCGCGGCTACGCGGGACGGCCGCGGCCGGTGCAGAAGCCGCACCCGCCGATCATGATCGGCGGCGGTGGTCAACGTGTGCTTTCGTTCGCGGGCCGGGAGGCCGACATCGTCAGCATTTCCACCGTGCCGTTCGTGGCCCGGGACGCCGAGGGCCTTGATCCGCAGGCGGCCGCGCTGCGGCGGACCCAGTTTGTCCGCGCCGCGGCCGGGGAGCGCTACCCCGGCCTCGACGTCGAGACCTCGCCGTACTTCACCGAAATCACCGACGACGCCGAGGATTACCTGGCCACCGTGGCGAAGTCGACCGGCATCGCCGTCGACCTGCTGCGCGACCATCCCAACGTTCTGGTCGGCTCGTTGGAAAGGGTTGTCGACGAACTGCATTCACGCCGCGAAACGCTGGGGGTGAACTACGTGACGGTGCAGCAGGCCCAGATCGAATCCTTCGCCCCCGTGGTGGCCCGGCTGCACGGGCGTTGA
- a CDS encoding aldehyde dehydrogenase — translation MYERDQLFIDGKWTAPESPDAAISVISPHSEQVIGHAAIAGPADVNRAVEAARAAFDSGPWPHMQPAERIEAVNRLAGIYKERRADMAALISAEIGAPISFAKMAQVRLPLTMLQAFCAFAGDYHWQQERPGLYGKNIRIVKQPVGVVAAVVPWNMPQFLTVTKVAPALLAGCSVVLKPAPESVLDAQLLAEIVAAADLPPGVVNVVPGGRDVGEQLVSHTGVDKVSFTGSTAAGREVARACAAGLKQASLELGGKSAAIVLDDADPAATAAGIQMASLANSGQVCNALSRILVPEDRKGAFVDALAAAMESMTVGDPSDPNTQIGPLVAQRQQERVRGYIESGRSEGARLVTGGAEMPDGLDTGWYVRPTLFADAHNDMRIAREEIFGPVLTVISYRDEDEALRIANDSEYGLAGSVFTSDVERGYDVAARVRSGTFGVNEGYIMDPAAPFGGVKNSGYGRELGMEGIDSYTVSQSISTAGP, via the coding sequence ATGTACGAACGGGACCAACTGTTCATCGACGGGAAGTGGACGGCGCCGGAGTCCCCGGATGCCGCCATCTCGGTGATATCGCCGCACAGCGAGCAGGTCATCGGTCACGCGGCAATCGCGGGTCCCGCCGATGTGAATCGCGCCGTCGAGGCCGCCCGGGCGGCCTTCGACAGCGGACCGTGGCCCCACATGCAACCCGCCGAACGCATCGAGGCAGTCAACCGGCTGGCCGGCATTTACAAGGAACGACGGGCCGACATGGCCGCGCTGATCTCGGCCGAAATCGGCGCTCCCATCAGCTTTGCCAAGATGGCGCAGGTCCGCCTGCCGCTCACCATGCTGCAGGCGTTCTGCGCTTTCGCGGGTGACTACCACTGGCAGCAGGAACGTCCGGGCTTGTACGGCAAGAACATTCGGATCGTGAAGCAGCCGGTGGGAGTCGTCGCCGCGGTGGTGCCGTGGAACATGCCGCAGTTTCTCACCGTCACCAAGGTCGCCCCGGCGCTGTTGGCAGGGTGTTCCGTGGTGCTCAAACCCGCGCCGGAATCGGTGCTCGATGCACAGTTGCTCGCGGAAATCGTTGCGGCAGCTGACCTTCCGCCGGGTGTCGTTAACGTCGTTCCCGGCGGCCGCGATGTGGGTGAACAGCTGGTGAGTCACACCGGCGTCGACAAGGTCTCTTTCACCGGGTCCACAGCGGCCGGTCGCGAGGTGGCCCGTGCCTGCGCCGCGGGCCTCAAGCAAGCGAGCCTGGAACTGGGGGGAAAGTCCGCGGCCATCGTCCTCGATGATGCGGACCCGGCTGCCACCGCCGCCGGCATTCAGATGGCCAGCCTCGCCAACAGCGGTCAGGTCTGCAACGCGCTGAGTCGGATCCTGGTACCCGAGGACCGCAAGGGCGCGTTCGTGGACGCGTTGGCTGCCGCGATGGAGTCGATGACGGTCGGCGACCCATCCGACCCGAACACCCAGATCGGTCCGCTGGTGGCGCAGCGTCAGCAGGAGCGGGTCCGCGGCTACATCGAATCGGGCCGCAGCGAAGGTGCGCGCCTGGTGACCGGCGGCGCCGAGATGCCCGACGGTCTCGACACGGGCTGGTACGTGCGGCCGACGCTGTTCGCCGACGCGCACAATGACATGCGGATTGCCCGGGAAGAGATCTTCGGTCCGGTGCTGACGGTCATTTCCTACCGCGACGAGGACGAGGCGCTGCGGATCGCCAACGACTCCGAGTACGGGCTGGCCGGCTCGGTGTTCACCTCCGACGTCGAGCGTGGGTATGACGTCGCGGCGCGAGTGCGGTCCGGGACGTTCGGCGTCAACGAGGGCTACATCATGGACCCCGCCGCCCCGTTCGGCGGTGTCAAAAACAGCGGCTACGGCCGCGAACTGGGGATGGAGGGAATCGACAGCTACACGGTGAGCCAGTCGATATCCACCGCGGGGCCGTGA
- a CDS encoding cytochrome P450: MTLANDTDVYYDPYDTGIIADPYPTYARLREEAPIYYNDKYDFWALSRHSDVEQGLANWQTFSNRRSDILELVQSKFDMPGGVMMFQDPPEHTMLRGLMSRVFTPRRMAEIEDQIRAYCVRCLDPHVGSDGFDIIAELASMMPMRVIGMLLGIPESEQISVRDANDANLRTKPGAPLKVANADSIADGRIYADYVEWRSKNPSDDLMTTLLNVEFDDENGVHRKLTRKEVLHYTQVVAGAGNETTGRLIGWLAKVLAEHPDQRHEICQDRSLLNRTVDETLRFEPTGPHVARWMAQDFECYGTTVPAGSAMLLLFGSANRDPRRYEDPDTFNIRRNNISHITFGKGVHYCLGANLARLEGRVALDEMLNRWPEWGIDYDTAKLAPTSTVRGWEKLRVVLP, encoded by the coding sequence ATGACCCTCGCAAACGACACCGACGTCTACTACGACCCGTACGACACCGGCATCATCGCCGACCCGTATCCGACCTACGCCCGGCTGCGCGAAGAGGCACCGATCTATTACAACGACAAGTACGACTTCTGGGCGCTGTCAAGGCATTCCGACGTCGAACAAGGGTTGGCGAACTGGCAGACCTTCTCCAATCGCCGCAGCGACATCCTCGAGTTGGTCCAATCAAAATTCGACATGCCCGGCGGCGTGATGATGTTCCAGGACCCGCCCGAGCACACCATGCTGCGCGGGCTGATGTCGCGAGTGTTCACCCCGCGTCGAATGGCCGAGATCGAAGACCAGATCCGTGCGTATTGCGTTCGGTGCCTCGATCCCCATGTGGGATCGGACGGATTCGACATCATCGCCGAGCTCGCCTCGATGATGCCGATGCGGGTGATCGGCATGCTGCTGGGAATCCCTGAGTCCGAACAGATCTCGGTTCGCGACGCCAATGACGCGAACCTGCGCACCAAGCCCGGCGCGCCGCTGAAGGTCGCCAACGCCGACTCCATCGCCGACGGCCGGATCTACGCCGACTATGTCGAATGGCGGTCGAAGAACCCGTCCGACGACCTGATGACGACGCTGCTCAATGTCGAGTTCGATGACGAGAACGGGGTGCACCGCAAGCTCACCCGCAAAGAGGTGCTGCACTACACCCAGGTGGTGGCCGGCGCGGGCAACGAGACCACGGGCCGGCTGATCGGCTGGCTGGCCAAAGTGCTCGCCGAGCATCCCGATCAGCGCCACGAAATCTGCCAGGACCGGTCGTTGCTAAACCGCACCGTCGACGAAACGCTGCGATTCGAACCCACCGGGCCGCACGTAGCCCGTTGGATGGCACAGGATTTCGAGTGCTACGGCACGACCGTCCCCGCCGGCAGCGCCATGTTGTTGCTGTTCGGTTCGGCCAATCGCGACCCCCGCCGGTATGAAGACCCGGACACCTTCAACATCCGCCGCAACAACATCTCGCACATAACCTTCGGCAAGGGCGTGCACTACTGCCTGGGCGCCAACCTGGCCCGACTGGAGGGCCGCGTCGCGCTCGACGAAATGCTCAACCGCTGGCCCGAGTGGGGGATCGACTACGACACAGCGAAACTCGCGCCGACCTCCACGGTGCGCGGCTGGGAGAAGTTGCGCGTCGTTTTGCCCTGA
- a CDS encoding SDR family NAD(P)-dependent oxidoreductase: protein MGAKTAVVTGGASGIGRAVAERLRSDGFRVAVLDVTPTDDGFGHVADVTDRAQVDTAIAAIRDEFGPILVLVNAAGVEGFKKFSNMTFEEWSRVIDVNLNGVFHTIQAVLPDMVQEGWGRIVNISSSSTHSGQPFMAHYVAAKSAVNGLTKSLALEYGPSGITVNAVPPGFVDTPMLRSAEQRQLLGGTVEDHINRTPVRRVGRPEDIAAACAFFVSEEAGYITGQILGVNGGRNT from the coding sequence TTGGGCGCGAAGACGGCGGTCGTGACCGGGGGTGCGTCAGGGATTGGCCGCGCCGTCGCCGAACGTTTGCGCAGCGACGGATTTCGGGTGGCTGTCCTCGATGTGACGCCCACCGATGACGGCTTCGGTCACGTCGCCGACGTCACCGACCGCGCGCAGGTCGACACCGCGATCGCCGCGATCCGGGACGAATTCGGCCCGATCCTCGTGCTGGTCAATGCGGCCGGAGTGGAGGGCTTCAAAAAGTTCTCCAACATGACCTTCGAGGAGTGGTCCAGGGTCATCGACGTGAACCTGAACGGCGTGTTCCACACCATCCAGGCCGTGCTGCCGGACATGGTCCAAGAGGGCTGGGGACGCATCGTCAACATCTCGTCGTCGAGCACCCATTCAGGACAGCCGTTCATGGCGCACTACGTGGCGGCGAAGTCGGCGGTCAACGGCCTGACCAAGTCGCTGGCGCTGGAGTACGGGCCATCGGGGATCACCGTCAACGCCGTACCGCCCGGCTTCGTCGACACGCCGATGCTGCGCAGCGCCGAACAGCGGCAGCTGCTCGGCGGCACGGTGGAGGACCACATCAATCGCACCCCGGTGCGCCGGGTGGGCCGCCCCGAAGACATCGCCGCCGCGTGCGCCTTCTTTGTCTCCGAGGAGGCCGGATACATCACCGGACAAATCCTGGGCGTCAACGGCGGCCGCAATACCTGA
- a CDS encoding enoyl-CoA hydratase/isomerase family protein, whose product MAKRTRYSEYCDRYANYRFELTDDGILFMQCHTNGDSLVWSWKAHDEMSDAFADIAGDREIKVLIHTGTGENYNANWGRLPNGEPPENPIYQAMPDDRGTHKLDEKAWYARHLIFNVLDVDVPMISAVNGPCNMHSEVPIMGDIVLASEDAYFQDASHFPRGQVPGDGQHVIWSVLAGHNRARYFLLTGQKLSAQEAKEWGVVNEVLPKHKLLDRAWEHARELIKRPPLTLRYTRQLFTNPLKRAFIDELGHGLGRETYAQRVFFPFGGEMAPLDRPWDEEPWSSPPNGDQRSEGVRS is encoded by the coding sequence ATGGCAAAGCGAACTAGATACAGCGAATACTGCGATCGTTATGCGAACTATCGGTTCGAGCTCACCGACGACGGCATCCTGTTCATGCAGTGCCACACCAACGGCGACAGCCTGGTGTGGAGCTGGAAGGCGCACGACGAGATGTCGGACGCGTTCGCCGACATCGCCGGGGACCGCGAGATCAAGGTGCTCATTCACACCGGTACCGGCGAGAATTACAACGCCAACTGGGGTCGCCTACCCAACGGCGAACCGCCCGAAAACCCCATCTACCAGGCCATGCCCGACGACCGCGGAACGCACAAGCTAGACGAGAAAGCCTGGTACGCAAGGCATCTCATCTTCAATGTGCTCGACGTCGACGTGCCGATGATCAGTGCAGTCAACGGTCCGTGCAACATGCACTCCGAGGTACCGATCATGGGCGACATCGTGCTGGCCTCCGAGGACGCCTACTTCCAGGACGCCTCGCACTTCCCGCGCGGACAGGTACCCGGCGATGGCCAGCACGTGATCTGGAGTGTGCTCGCCGGTCACAACCGCGCACGCTACTTCCTGCTCACGGGTCAGAAACTCAGCGCGCAGGAGGCCAAGGAGTGGGGCGTGGTCAACGAGGTGCTGCCCAAGCACAAATTGCTGGACCGCGCCTGGGAGCATGCCCGCGAACTGATCAAGCGACCCCCGTTGACACTGCGGTACACCCGACAACTGTTCACCAATCCGCTCAAGCGGGCCTTCATCGACGAGCTCGGCCACGGGCTGGGCCGCGAAACCTACGCCCAGCGCGTGTTCTTCCCGTTCGGCGGCGAGATGGCGCCGCTGGATCGGCCCTGGGACGAGGAGCCCTGGAGTTCCCCGCCCAACGGCGACCAACGCAGTGAAGGAGTTCGGTCATGA
- a CDS encoding PaaI family thioesterase, translated as MTATHRADAGTTQSRLVTWQDPTPALHAARSMSGLAYWRAVIDGHFPPPPIAELLRMQLVEAEDGRVTFTCTPDGSMYNPLGVVHGGAMCTLLDTATGCALHTTLPEGVSYTSVEIKVSYLKAVTLESGTLTAVGTVVKAGSRIGFAEATVTDAAGRLVATATSTLLIF; from the coding sequence ATGACGGCAACTCACCGTGCAGACGCCGGCACAACACAGTCCCGATTGGTCACCTGGCAGGACCCGACCCCGGCACTGCACGCGGCCCGATCGATGTCCGGTCTCGCCTACTGGCGCGCGGTCATCGACGGACACTTCCCGCCACCGCCGATCGCCGAGCTGCTGCGTATGCAACTGGTCGAGGCCGAGGACGGCCGCGTCACCTTCACCTGCACACCGGACGGCTCGATGTACAACCCGCTCGGCGTCGTGCACGGCGGTGCCATGTGCACGCTGCTGGACACCGCCACCGGCTGCGCGCTGCACACCACGCTGCCCGAGGGTGTCAGCTACACCAGCGTCGAAATCAAGGTCAGCTACCTCAAGGCGGTCACCCTCGAGAGCGGGACGCTGACCGCGGTGGGCACCGTCGTCAAGGCCGGGTCGCGCATCGGATTCGCCGAAGCCACCGTCACCGACGCCGCGGGAAGGCTCGTCGCCACCGCGACGAGCACGCTGCTGATCTTCTAA
- a CDS encoding TetR/AcrR family transcriptional regulator: MTASAGPKPRDSSTRDMLIDATVQIMLEEGYAAATSRRVAAKAGVKPALVHYYFPTMDELYLAVFRRGATVYLGRQQEALSSDRPLHAFWETLTEPKDTRLLLEFMGLANHRKEIRAEIAAWSDRWREQQITALNFIVREHGLDTGEFPPAGLAVVIASIGRTLILEQGLGSTRGHDEAVALVSRFLDKFEMPTPKARRGRGAPG; this comes from the coding sequence ATGACCGCATCCGCAGGCCCTAAGCCACGGGACTCCTCCACGCGCGACATGCTGATCGACGCGACGGTGCAGATCATGCTCGAGGAGGGCTACGCCGCGGCGACGTCACGGCGGGTCGCGGCCAAGGCCGGCGTCAAGCCGGCTTTGGTGCACTACTACTTCCCCACCATGGACGAGTTGTATCTGGCCGTCTTCCGCCGCGGCGCCACGGTCTATCTGGGAAGGCAGCAGGAAGCCTTGTCCTCCGACCGCCCACTGCACGCCTTCTGGGAAACACTGACCGAACCCAAGGACACCCGATTGCTCTTGGAGTTCATGGGACTTGCCAACCACCGCAAGGAGATTCGGGCCGAGATCGCCGCCTGGTCCGATCGGTGGCGCGAGCAGCAGATCACCGCGCTGAACTTCATCGTGCGCGAACACGGGCTCGACACAGGCGAATTCCCGCCGGCGGGCCTCGCCGTGGTGATCGCTTCCATCGGCCGTACCCTGATTCTCGAGCAGGGGCTCGGCTCCACCCGAGGTCACGACGAGGCCGTCGCACTGGTCAGCCGGTTCCTCGACAAGTTCGAGATGCCGACGCCGAAAGCGCGCCGCGGGCGCGGAGCGCCGGGCTGA
- a CDS encoding PPOX class F420-dependent oxidoreductase — protein sequence MAPSFTDVIQSKYLLLTTFTKDGRPKPTPIWGVPDGDKLLVITDDGSWKTKRINNTPRVTIAKSAALGKPKSGEVEAVARVLPKSETRRVYNAVLKRYWYHAPWFYVHSILRGGVDKVHVGLEIKPAA from the coding sequence ATGGCACCCAGTTTCACGGACGTCATCCAGTCCAAGTACCTGCTGTTGACCACCTTCACCAAGGACGGGCGCCCCAAGCCCACACCGATCTGGGGTGTGCCCGACGGTGACAAGCTGCTGGTGATCACCGACGACGGGTCGTGGAAAACCAAGCGCATCAACAACACTCCGCGGGTGACGATCGCCAAGAGCGCCGCATTGGGCAAGCCCAAGAGCGGTGAGGTCGAGGCCGTCGCGCGGGTGTTGCCCAAGTCGGAGACGCGGCGCGTCTACAACGCCGTGCTCAAGCGGTACTGGTATCACGCCCCGTGGTTCTATGTGCACTCGATCTTGCGCGGCGGCGTCGACAAGGTGCACGTCGGACTCGAGATCAAGCCGGCCGCCTAG
- a CDS encoding mycofactocin-coupled SDR family oxidoreductase, with protein MGRMDGKVAFVTGAARGQGRSHAVRLAREGADIIAVDICRGFDASPVDGATPEDLDVTAGMVKDAGGRVIAAEVDVREFEALRAVVDDGVEQLGRLDVIVANAGIGTTAGRLHKADEAVWQEMIDVNLSGVWKSVKAGVPHLLAGNRGGAIVLTSSVAGAKAYSHMGHYVAAKHGVIGLMRSFAVELGQHMIRVNAVLPTHVNTPLLMNDGTYRGFRPELQNPGPDDLAPVCQSFHVLPIPWVTPEDITNAVLFLASDEARYITGVALPVDAGSCLK; from the coding sequence ATGGGCCGGATGGACGGCAAGGTCGCATTCGTGACCGGAGCGGCACGCGGGCAGGGCAGAAGTCACGCGGTCCGGCTGGCGCGCGAGGGGGCCGACATCATCGCCGTGGACATCTGCCGGGGATTCGATGCCTCACCCGTCGACGGAGCCACGCCCGAAGATCTCGACGTGACCGCGGGGATGGTCAAAGATGCCGGCGGCCGGGTCATCGCCGCCGAGGTCGACGTGCGCGAATTCGAAGCGCTGCGAGCCGTCGTCGACGACGGCGTCGAACAGCTGGGCCGGCTCGATGTGATCGTGGCGAACGCCGGCATCGGCACCACGGCGGGAAGACTGCACAAGGCCGACGAGGCGGTGTGGCAGGAGATGATCGACGTCAATCTGAGCGGGGTGTGGAAGTCGGTGAAGGCGGGCGTGCCTCATCTCCTCGCCGGTAATCGCGGCGGCGCGATCGTGCTGACGTCATCGGTCGCGGGCGCCAAGGCCTACTCCCACATGGGCCACTACGTCGCGGCCAAGCATGGTGTGATCGGCCTAATGCGGTCATTCGCAGTCGAATTGGGCCAACACATGATCAGGGTCAACGCCGTGCTCCCGACCCATGTCAACACGCCGCTATTGATGAACGACGGGACCTACCGGGGTTTTCGGCCCGAGCTGCAGAATCCCGGCCCCGACGATCTGGCTCCGGTGTGCCAGAGCTTTCACGTCCTGCCGATCCCGTGGGTGACACCCGAGGACATCACCAACGCTGTGCTGTTCCTGGCCTCTGATGAAGCGCGTTACATCACCGGTGTCGCGCTTCCCGTGGATGCCGGCAGCTGCCTGAAGTAA
- a CDS encoding GlsB/YeaQ/YmgE family stress response membrane protein, producing the protein MIGSIVLAIIVGAVIGLVARLVMPGKQNVGMVMTIVLGALGGLIGSWITSQFGYHNANGGIAWIPFFVGVGVAVVLIAIWETVSGRRSGTRV; encoded by the coding sequence ATGATTGGATCAATAGTGCTCGCCATCATCGTGGGTGCGGTCATCGGTTTGGTGGCGCGCCTCGTCATGCCGGGCAAGCAAAACGTCGGCATGGTGATGACAATCGTGCTCGGTGCCCTCGGTGGCTTGATCGGTTCGTGGATCACGAGCCAGTTCGGATACCACAACGCCAACGGCGGCATCGCCTGGATCCCGTTCTTCGTCGGGGTCGGCGTCGCCGTGGTCCTCATCGCGATCTGGGAGACCGTCAGCGGTCGCCGTTCCGGTACCCGGGTCTAG
- a CDS encoding sensor domain-containing protein, with amino-acid sequence MRQSIAAVVLVAVVGMLTGGCHQAVQGTKTTTTTSTTTPKAPPPVVESALKGFLLSPEQINAVLGTTDMKVTNNRDALPDDSATMTPRECLAIDGSAQAQVYANSGFMAVRDQTLNRQEGNNLSHFAEQAVVLFPTAKQAGEFFTASAQQWQGCHDYTHVQSKTHWTVAAITNSNGVLSTTSTLQDPPATGWKACARALTVKNNVVVDANTCSVDPKNSAVDIAGQIAAKVPA; translated from the coding sequence ATGCGTCAGTCGATCGCCGCAGTAGTCCTAGTCGCCGTCGTCGGCATGCTCACCGGCGGGTGTCATCAAGCCGTGCAAGGAACGAAAACGACGACCACCACTTCGACAACCACCCCGAAGGCGCCGCCCCCTGTGGTCGAGAGTGCGCTGAAGGGATTCCTGCTGAGCCCCGAGCAGATCAACGCCGTCCTGGGCACGACCGACATGAAAGTCACGAACAACCGCGACGCCCTGCCCGATGACAGCGCCACGATGACGCCCAGGGAGTGCTTGGCCATCGACGGTTCGGCCCAGGCCCAGGTCTATGCCAATAGCGGCTTCATGGCCGTGCGCGACCAGACACTCAACCGGCAGGAGGGTAATAACCTCAGCCATTTCGCCGAGCAGGCGGTGGTGCTGTTCCCCACCGCCAAGCAGGCCGGCGAGTTCTTCACCGCGTCCGCCCAGCAGTGGCAGGGCTGCCATGACTACACCCACGTCCAGTCCAAGACCCATTGGACCGTGGCGGCGATAACCAACAGCAACGGCGTTCTAAGCACGACCTCGACGCTGCAGGACCCTCCGGCCACGGGCTGGAAAGCTTGCGCACGGGCGCTCACCGTGAAGAACAACGTCGTCGTCGACGCAAATACGTGCAGCGTGGACCCGAAGAACTCCGCGGTCGACATCGCCGGCCAGATCGCAGCGAAGGTGCCCGCGTAG
- a CDS encoding aromatic ring-hydroxylating oxygenase subunit alpha — protein sequence MTSIQQRLSTGRGKFTTDYPELGTAPVNYEDSISEEFFAAERKAVFERNWLCVGRIERLPRKGSYFTRELPGRLASIVVTRDLNDTVHAFHNVCAHRGNKVVWQEHPGRESSGSCRAFACKYHGWRYGLDGKVNHITNEGEFFDLDKSSLRMPPVHCEVWAGFIFVNLAEDPVPLRSFLGDGLLPIEDYPFHLMTQHYGFSTRINGNWKLAVDSVCEWYHPPYVHGRFIDPDVAKAEKMVPPVDAYHYELFRPHMLTSVPGPPPLPAREPGTAGPARQDQRWVYKLFRAGLFGPDDIPDLGFGGAPPDFLNRGNIASWGNDQFWLFPNLSVQIWARGYYITYTYWPETVDSHIYEIDMYFVPPSNAAGRLAQELVVDSTIEFAMQDVNTIEATHSALKTRAQNTFHLSDQELLIRQFHTVIRDTVAAYQAGEAS from the coding sequence ATGACGAGCATCCAGCAGCGGCTGTCGACCGGCCGGGGCAAGTTCACCACCGACTATCCCGAACTCGGCACCGCTCCCGTCAACTACGAAGACTCGATTTCCGAGGAGTTCTTCGCCGCCGAACGCAAGGCGGTATTCGAACGAAATTGGTTGTGTGTCGGACGCATCGAGCGGTTGCCGCGCAAGGGATCGTACTTCACCCGCGAGCTGCCAGGACGCCTCGCGTCGATCGTGGTCACCCGCGACCTGAACGACACCGTGCACGCATTCCACAACGTGTGCGCTCACCGCGGCAACAAGGTCGTCTGGCAGGAACATCCCGGCAGGGAAAGCTCGGGAAGCTGTCGCGCATTCGCTTGCAAGTACCACGGCTGGCGATATGGGCTGGACGGCAAAGTCAATCACATCACCAACGAAGGCGAGTTTTTCGACCTCGACAAGAGCAGCCTGCGGATGCCCCCGGTGCACTGCGAGGTCTGGGCGGGCTTCATCTTCGTCAACCTGGCTGAAGATCCGGTGCCGCTGCGCAGTTTCCTCGGCGACGGGCTGCTGCCCATCGAGGACTATCCGTTCCATCTAATGACCCAGCACTACGGCTTCTCCACCCGGATCAACGGGAACTGGAAGCTGGCGGTCGACTCGGTGTGCGAGTGGTATCACCCGCCGTATGTGCACGGCCGCTTCATCGACCCGGACGTCGCCAAGGCCGAAAAGATGGTGCCGCCCGTCGACGCCTACCACTACGAGCTGTTCCGGCCGCACATGCTCACCTCGGTTCCCGGGCCGCCGCCGCTGCCCGCACGCGAACCTGGCACCGCCGGACCCGCCCGCCAGGACCAACGCTGGGTGTACAAGCTGTTCCGCGCGGGCCTGTTCGGGCCCGACGACATCCCCGACCTGGGCTTTGGCGGAGCGCCGCCGGACTTCCTGAACCGCGGCAACATCGCGTCGTGGGGCAACGACCAATTCTGGCTGTTCCCCAACCTGTCTGTTCAGATCTGGGCGCGCGGCTACTACATCACCTACACCTACTGGCCCGAGACGGTCGACTCGCACATCTACGAGATCGACATGTACTTCGTGCCGCCGTCGAACGCGGCCGGCCGGCTGGCCCAGGAGTTGGTGGTGGACAGCACGATTGAGTTCGCCATGCAGGATGTGAACACCATCGAGGCCACGCATTCCGCGCTGAAAACGCGGGCGCAGAACACGTTCCACCTCAGCGACCAGGAGCTGCTTATCCGGCAGTTCCACACCGTGATCCGCGATACGGTCGCCGCCTACCAGGCTGGGGAGGCGTCATGA
- a CDS encoding TetR/AcrR family transcriptional regulator encodes MSDVTVPARERIERAAARLFYRNGIHATGVELVAREANVSKRTLYQHFASKNDLVDNYLRGIDARGGSVVEKRLGDLDAPARDRLLSIFDIPRAEVVRGCPFHNAAVESAGSLAGADAIVRAHKEKFVRRLVAIAKEAGAADPHLLGHQLAVLFEGASAMATSLNDTAPVVHARAAAATLIDAALAGAHPS; translated from the coding sequence GTGAGTGACGTCACTGTGCCCGCGCGCGAGCGCATCGAGCGCGCCGCGGCTCGCCTCTTCTACCGCAACGGAATCCACGCCACCGGCGTCGAACTCGTTGCGCGCGAAGCCAACGTGTCCAAACGCACGTTGTACCAACACTTCGCCAGCAAGAACGACCTGGTGGATAACTATCTGCGCGGCATCGATGCCCGCGGCGGCTCGGTCGTCGAGAAGCGCCTCGGCGATCTCGACGCGCCCGCCCGGGACCGGCTGCTCTCCATTTTCGACATACCGCGCGCCGAAGTGGTGCGCGGTTGCCCGTTTCACAATGCCGCCGTGGAATCGGCCGGGTCCTTGGCGGGAGCCGATGCCATCGTGCGCGCCCACAAGGAGAAGTTCGTCCGTCGTCTGGTCGCGATCGCGAAGGAGGCCGGGGCCGCGGACCCGCACCTGCTGGGCCACCAGCTCGCGGTGCTGTTCGAGGGAGCCAGCGCGATGGCGACATCGCTGAACGACACCGCGCCCGTCGTGCATGCTCGTGCGGCCGCGGCGACCCTGATCGATGCCGCGCTCGCGGGGGCGCATCCCTCTTGA